Genomic DNA from Acidobacteriota bacterium:
AGCCCGCTCGCGGTGAGGGCGAGGCCGTGCGTCGTGCTCTCGACGAGGGCGATCTCCCCCTCCTCGGCGCCGAGGAGCGCCGCCGCCTCCTTCGCGGCGAGCCTCCGCCCCGCGTCGAGGAGGAGGTGGTGCTCGGTCGCGTCCACCGACGGCATCGAGACGATGCGGTCGAGAAAATCGCGGATCGCGTCGCGCGCCTGCGCCGGCGCGAGGCTCACGCACGCGGCGTCCATGAAGACCTTGTCGGCCAGCCCGGGGAACGACGCCCGCACCGCGGCCCAGTCGGGCGGCGCGGCAGGGCCCGCCATCAATGGACCATTCCCAGATCGTCCGACTCGAGCGGCGAGGGGATCGGCGAGGCGTGGTGGAGCACCATGCGCCAGCGCCCCGACTCGCGCACGAAGAGGTTCGTGGCGCGCGCGACGCTCATCTGATCGCCCGATTCGTTCTGGTTGCGGATCTGCTCCAGGCACTGCACCCAGGCCACCTCGCCGAAGACGCTGATCTCGACCTCGGCGGCCTCGACGTTCAGCGAGCCCCCGGCGGTGAAGATCGAGTGCCACGACTCGCGGATCGCGGACCAGCCGACGAGGACGTCCCAGCCCGGGTGGATGCAGCGGGCGGTCATGGTGTGGGACCAGACCTCCTCCATCTTGTCGAGGTCCGAGTCGTTCAGCGCCTCGTAGAACTGCAGGTTCGCCTTCTCGGCCTCGCTCACGTCGATTTCGATAGCCATGACCCTCTCGCGCCGTCGAGCCCCGCCGCTTCGGGCCGCGGGGCAGTTGATTTCCATTTCCGGGCGCCCGTATTCTATCCCCCTCGAGGCGCGTTCAGGCCCTCGTCCAGCACGGAGCGACCCGGAATCGCTCGATGTTAGCAGAACTCGAGAGACTCCCAACTCAGGAGAAGGCATCGAATCCTTCCGGCGCCACCGTTCGAGCACAGCTCTTCTGAGAACGACCCTCTCGGCGCTCCTCGCCCTCGCCGCGGCGGGGACGGATCCCCGGCTCGTCGCCGGGGCCGGCGAGGCCCCCGGCGCGGGGAATCCGGCCGCGGAGCAGCCGGCGCCGAAGCCCCCCGACGCGTACGCGCGCGCCCTCTCCCTCTACCGCGCGGAGAAGTTCCCGGACGCGGCGGCGGTGCTCGAGGAGGCGATCCGGTCGGGGGTGGGCGGACGCGGCTACTCGGCGCTCCTCGGCTGGGCCCTGGTGAGGATGCTCCGCTACGACGACGCGGCCGCCGCCTTCCGCGCCGAGCTGAAGCTCGAGCCGGGGTCGAGCGAGGCGCGGCAGGGGCTCGCCCTCTCCCTCGCGGGGGCCGGTGACGCGCAGGGGGCGCTCGAGATCGCGCTCCCCCTCGCCGCCGAGCGCCCCGACGACCCCGACGTCGCCGCCATCGCCGCACGGGCGCTGGGCGCCGCACGCGGCCTCGCCGACCGGCGGATCGGCGACGCGCCCCCCGCCTCCCCCCCCGTCGCGCACGCGAGATCCGGGCCGTCGCACCTCGAGGTCGCCTGGAAGGGGCGCTTCGTCCCGATCTTCGTCAAAGGAGTGAACCTCGGGGTCGCCCTCCCGGGGAAGTTTCCCGCCGAGTTCCCCGAGGAGGTCGCGACGTACCGGGAGTGGCTGGACCTGATCGGGAGGATGGGGGCGAACGCCGTCCGCCTGTACACGCTCCTCCCTCCCGCGTTCTACGACGCGCTGAAGGCGCACAACGACGCCGCAGCCGCCGCCTCACCCGGCGCGTCGACGCCTCCCCCGGGATATCTTTGGCTCTTCCAGGGGGTGTGGACCGAGCTTCCGGACGGCGACGACTACGACGGGCCGGCGTTCGCCGGCGCCTTCCTCGAGGAGGGAGAGCGGATCCTCGACGCCCTCCACGGCCGGATCGCGGTGGCCTTCCGCCCCGGCCACGCCTGCGGCCTCTACCGATCCGACGTCTCGGGGATGACGATCGGCATCATCCTCGGGCGCGAGTGGGAGCCCTACTCCGTCGACGCGTACGACCGCGCGCACCCCGCGGCGTCGTTCGCGGGCCGTTATTTCAGGATGGAGAGCGGCACCGCGATGGAGGCGTGGGCCGCGCGCGCGATGGAGCACACCGTCGCGTACGAGATGCGGAGGTACGGCGCGACGCGGCCTACCGCGTTCACGAACTGGCCGACCCTCGACCCGCTGCGCCACCCGACCGAGGCGACGAAGGCCGAGGAGGAGGCGATCGCGAGAAAGCTCGGCCTCCCCTTCGACGCGGCGCGGGTGAGGGAGTACGACAACGACGGAGCCGGCATCGACGCCAACCGTATCAGGCCGACGCGCGAGGCCCTCGGCGGGCAGTTCGCTTCGTACCATGCGTACCCCTACTACCCGGACTTCATGAACAACGACCCGGACTACGCGCGGGCGCGGGACGCCCGGGGGACGGACAACTACATTGGGTACCTCCGGGATCTGAAGCACCACCACGCGTCGATGCCGCTCATGATCTCGGAGGTGGGAGTCCCCACCTCGCGCGGCGTGGCGCACGTGCAGCCGCAGGGGATGAACCACGGCGGCCACAACGAAGTGGAGCAGGGGGAGATCGACGCGCGGCTCATGGAGAACATCCACGACGCAGGCTGCGCCGGCGGGATCCTCTTCGCATGGCTGGACGAGTGGTTCAAGAGGAACTGGCTCGTGATGGAGTTCGAGCAGCCCGCCGAGCGCAACGTGAAGTGGCTGAACGCCCTCGACCCCGAGCAGAACTACGGCCTCCTCGCCGCGCGGCCCGGGAGCGCGGGCCCCCTCGTCACCCTCGACGGAAGGACCGGCGACTGGAAGGGGCGCGCGCCTCTCATGACCCACGGCGCCGGGGAGGCGGGGGCGGCGGGGCTCTCGGCGATCTGGGCCGCGAGCGACGAGGCGTACCTGTACCTGCGGGTCGACGCGAGCGGCGTCTCCCCGGGCGGCGACGGCGGCTGGAAGGGGCCGCGCTTCCTGATCGGCCTCGACACGTACGGCGCCGATCTGGGCGACACCTCGTTCCCGCGCGATCTCGGCGTGCGCGCCCCGACCGGCATGGAGTTCATGATCGATCTCGCGGGAGAGGCGTCGAGCCGGATCCTCGTCGACACCCCGTACGACCTCTTCACGCACCGCTACGACCGTCCCTTCCGCAGCGCGCCGAACGACGACGGGCGCTACATCGACATCCGCGTCGAGACGAACCGGAGCCGGATCGGGCGCGACGGGACGATATACCCTTCGGTGATGCACGACCTGAGCCCCCTGCGCCCCGGCACGACCGACCCCGCCGACGCCGCGTACGACGATCTCGCGGACTATGCGTTCGACGCGTCGGCGGGGGTCTTCGAGGTGCGGATTCCGTGGGGTCTCCTCAACGTGACCGACCCGTCGTCGCGCCGCGTCGTGGACGACGACCCGAAGAACCTCGACGAGGTGGGGACGCGCGTGACGGAGGGGTTCCGCGTGTACGCGGTCGCGTACGACCCGGCGAGCCGCGCGGTCCTCGACACCCTCCCCGAGCGCGGGCCGGACGGCCGCCTCGCCGCGACCGCGTCGTCGCTCTACACGTGGAAGACCTGGGAGCAGCCCACCTTCCACACGCGCCCGAAGAAATCCTACGAGATCGTCCGGAAGTGCTTCCTCGCCCTTCCCGACGCGGTGACTCCGTGAGGGCCTCGCGCATCGCGTGCGCGCTCGCGATCGCGATCGCCGTCGCCCAGGGGGCGCGCGCCGCAGGAAAGGGAGACGCGGAGTACGCCGCCGGCGAGATCGCGTTCCGCCAGGGGGACAACACCGCGGCGGAGGCCCACTTCCGGAAGGCGATCGAGGCCGATCCCGACAACCTGAGGGCTCTCGTGAAGCTCGCGACGGTCGTCTCATACTCCGATCGGCTGGCGGAGGCGGTGGACCTTTACGATCGCGCCCTGAAGATCGACCCGGGAAGCGCCGACGCGCGCTCCGGCCTCGCCCGGACCCTCTCGTGGAAGGGGGACTACGATCGAGCGATCGAGATCTACAGGGGCCTTCTCGCGGAGAGCCCGGACAGCCGCGACGCCTCTCTCGGCCTCGCGAGGACGCTCGCGTGGACGGGCCGCACCGCAGAGTCCCGGGACGCGTACCTCGGGATCCTCGCGGCGAACCCTCAGGACGTCGAGGCGCGCAACGGCCTCG
This window encodes:
- a CDS encoding nuclear transport factor 2 family protein, with protein sequence MAIEIDVSEAEKANLQFYEALNDSDLDKMEEVWSHTMTARCIHPGWDVLVGWSAIRESWHSIFTAGGSLNVEAAEVEISVFGEVAWVQCLEQIRNQNESGDQMSVARATNLFVRESGRWRMVLHHASPIPSPLESDDLGMVH